A genomic segment from Neobacillus sp. YX16 encodes:
- a CDS encoding YgaB family protein, whose product MDHFNRLVSEQMMTMEKLLYLQGELERCQEIEEQLQTLQNETELESVQFDINQMKKELKEIQEIFEKQTEEVIQSYRETDLEPSI is encoded by the coding sequence ATGGATCATTTTAACCGTTTAGTATCTGAGCAGATGATGACAATGGAAAAATTACTATACCTTCAAGGTGAGCTTGAGCGGTGTCAAGAAATTGAAGAACAACTACAGACTCTGCAAAATGAAACGGAGTTAGAGAGTGTCCAATTTGATATTAATCAAATGAAAAAAGAGTTAAAAGAGATTCAGGAAATCTTTGAAAAACAAACGGAGGAAGTTATCCAATCCTATCGTGAAACTGATTTAGAACCGTCAATATAG
- a CDS encoding gamma-type small acid-soluble spore protein — MANNQQPNKTSAGTNIQEVRQQNAQSQAGQGSAGATGSAGQFGTEFASQTDAAEVKKQNQQSQANKGQGNSGQFGQS; from the coding sequence ATGGCAAACAATCAACAACCAAACAAAACTTCTGCTGGAACGAACATCCAAGAGGTTAGACAACAAAACGCTCAATCTCAAGCTGGTCAAGGTTCTGCTGGAGCTACTGGTTCAGCTGGTCAATTCGGAACTGAATTCGCTAGCCAAACAGATGCTGCAGAAGTGAAAAAGCAAAATCAGCAATCTCAAGCTAACAAAGGCCAAGGCAACTCTGGTCAATTTGGTCAAAGCTAA
- a CDS encoding DUF402 domain-containing protein — protein sequence MGVPIEGEPIQIHSYKHNGHIHRVWEETTVLKGSQNLVIGGNDRTIVTESDGRTWITREPAICYFHSQYWFNIIGMIREDGIYYYCNLSSPFIFDGEAVKYIDYDLDIKVFPDMTFNLLDEDEYERHRREMKYPEVIDQILKRNVEKLIQWIRQRKGPFAPDFIDIWYERYLTYRR from the coding sequence ATGGGCGTACCCATCGAAGGTGAACCAATACAAATACATAGCTATAAGCACAATGGGCACATCCATCGCGTCTGGGAAGAAACGACCGTTTTAAAAGGATCGCAAAATCTGGTAATTGGCGGGAATGATCGCACAATTGTTACAGAGTCAGATGGAAGAACATGGATTACAAGAGAACCAGCGATTTGTTATTTTCATTCACAGTATTGGTTTAACATTATTGGGATGATTCGTGAAGATGGTATTTATTACTATTGTAATCTCAGCTCACCATTTATTTTTGATGGTGAAGCAGTTAAATATATTGATTATGATCTTGATATTAAGGTATTCCCTGATATGACGTTTAATTTGTTAGACGAGGATGAATATGAACGGCACCGTCGTGAGATGAAGTATCCTGAGGTTATTGACCAAATCCTGAAAAGAAATGTCGAAAAGCTCATTCAGTGGATTCGACAGCGTAAAGGACCATTTGCGCCAGATTTTATTGATATCTGGTATGAGCGTTATTTAACCTACAGACGTTAA